The following is a genomic window from Homalodisca vitripennis isolate AUS2020 chromosome 5, UT_GWSS_2.1, whole genome shotgun sequence.
cacaattataaatagaatatttatattacagatagCGGAGTTATGAAACCTTGGAAAAGATTCCAAGTAGCGTTTGAGTAATGATCACATGCTTTAGACAGCCTATAAACTGAGAACTCTATAAATAGGACTCGAGCCAAAACACGCTCGCTCAGTTAGAATAGAGACTAATTTTTCATTGCCAGTTGCCCAATCAATTGTGGAAAAAAGCTGATTCCTGCCATTCTCCAAGTATTAATGATAATCTGTTTTATATCTCATAGTGTTTAAGTGTTACACATAAAACAACACCCATTTTGTTGTATACAGTTACACTGTTCAAAACGTTATGACTGATTACTCtacttaaattttgtacaagGTTTTGAttctaaaattactaaatttgcCACATTATAAAGTTCTAGCACAAAGAAAAGAAGtcgtgtttaaaatatatacctaGCTCcttcttgtaaattttaaagaCTTTCTGAAATGATGccatatcatatttattttgaaaagagtataattagaatataaaacTCATTCCAGAAAAGAAACtggattcataataatttcaagaacaaaattattttttatcatatgcTTTAAAGAAAGCTAATAAAAGGATATCTCTTTgaattacttttacaaattttgtagtaaatatagtTAGTTGTGAACtagttctaaatatatttattttgttgaaataattcTATCAATGCTATTCTTCTAATTACTACTAATTACAAAGAGCATTATATTGTTCATAAagaatgactttttatttatcaGGGtactgcaaaattaaaatttatgcttTTGTCAATAACAAAGGAAAATCATGGACATAACAGAACACTAAAAAAGTatagtctatttaaaaattactacagtAAAATTACAAGAGACAGAATTGTAtgctaaaaacaaattatttttcacaaataaaattcaGTCCTGAACATTAAAAATGCACATGTAATACTGTCAAACTTGAACAGAACAGAACACCAAAAAAGTACCtaaggttaatttaaaattactaacataTTAACAAAAGTCAGAATGTCAGACATTTAGCAGGAGTGAAGGAGGTAGCATCGGTATGTTGAAATAAGAACTAAAATAACTCAGGCTGCTCATAGGAAtgttgcaataaaagaattatccACAACATGAATAAAAAGATGTATCATAAACATGAAGCTCACTTTAAATAAGTGCTAATATgacacttttataatttattgtctaTGTCCACCTAATGTTAAGGATGCTGGCAGTTTACATGTAATTTCTCAATATCTGAGAAATTTGATATTGGTAGTACATGGTTTAATGTTCTATTAAATTAACTcagaaacttatttaaatatctgaaaagATATTCAGGTGTATTTGTGTCATATATTGATGGACTTGAAAAATAAAAGCTTAGACATGTTtgacaataaattgaaagaatcattttgatttttataagttttaaagcaaaactagCTGGTATGTCAAAAATCTTCCCTAGCCctatagatttgtatgtgatgaAACTATTTATGAACTCTTTGGAGACGATTCAGACAGATTTCTAACAATTTTTTGACATACTAATTTGTAAAAATCCATCAAAATGCATATttccacttttattattttaaaaaggagtAGGAAGTAACTTCTGGATTCTTATACATTACAGTGtatttattcataacaaaatcaaaaccaaGATTAGATACTTACCTTAATTTAGGAACcaactttcaaaaataaaccCACAACATTAAGTAATGGATTAAGATGCTTTATGATGTGTCCATACTTGTGTAATAAATTGTTCTCTTATTCTCACACAAAAAATCaaacaactaaattattttcaaatagttatataaaaaaacatgaaatttaaataacacaaacagaTTTCATAGGCTCATGACACAtttcatataaaagtaaaaaagattaaaacCTTATGtctattttagtttgtatattcAAACAGTTCCTAGTCCGCATCATCAATCCAAAGATCTTCGTCTTCTATAGCAGGCGATCGCTCTAAGCCTAATAACTTCAAAACAAATTccaatattttccttaaaatctCTCATTTTAACTCGCACCAGTTCTCTCATCAGATTGTAGCACATCGCCATAAGCCCCATTCCGAGAAGAATGTACACAAAATTTATGACCAGTTTGGTTTGATTCCCACTCTTAGATTCTAGTATGTTTGCTCCAGGCACAAAATCTCCAAAGCCGATTTTACACAAGCTAGTAACACAGAAGTATGTACTGTCGAGGTATGTCCAGTTTTCCCAAGCCTTAAACATCATAGACCCAGTCGCAATGTAAGCACCCATGACCCAGAGACAGGCTGTAGACGGTACAACAATTCTCGGGTTCGCTTGCCCTAAATCACCTTCAATCCGCTTCTGCCGATCTTCCACACTGTAAATATAAACTTTGGTGTACACCCATCGAAACACTTGAGCCAACACTTTACCCATGTTCATAAAGTACAAGGCGTACAATGGAATACCAAACACGGCATATATGACAGTTACCAACTTCCCCCAGCTCGTTCGAGGGACCATATTACCATATCCTAACATCGTGAAGATCGATAGAGAAAACATCAATGCCGCTGGAAAAGACCATCTTTCTTCCGCTCTCCGTGTATCATAACCTTTTTTAATTGCTGCAGTCACATTATTCTGGAAAATCTGCACCACCATGTCTGCTCGAATACTCCATGAGCTGGCATTAAAAATGTTCTCGTCTGTAGTCAGTTGCCAGAGTTCCAGGGCACAAGTATTCCTGTACATGTTGACCTTCTCCGCCTCAGGAGCCTCTTTAGTTCCCTCAATATGCATGAAACTGACAGCTCCAATAACTGCATAACAGACAATGAGACCACCCACTCCGACCTGTGTGCACATGAATGCCACCAGTTTGCGACAACAGTCTTGCAGCTTCTCCCGAGGGTCGCTTGCCGTGGTGGAAGTGGACGAGCCACGACTCCTCACAGAGCCGCGCACTGACGACACTCCTCTTCGCATGGTGCAACAACACTGACTGGTTTGACAGACCCACACAAAGATCTGCTTTGTGCTATTTCTGTCTCCACTCTGGAACGCTGCCACAGGCTccatatttttatacttcttaaaCTCCATTTTAGGCTCATACCCTAAGCATGACACTACattttaattagattaataaCGAAAATAATTTCTAACGCTTCTATtagtcaaaaataattaataagctatataaatttacaattaatgttttaaaatataaaacatgctttTTACAAGAATGTTTGTGCCATATTTATTGTTCTGTGGTGTTTGTTAAGTTTTGTAATGAATCTACAAATGTTAAATTGatcatgtaaaacatattaaagtactattagtattttatttattactattattatttatttcagagaACAGAAAACAACTTTAGTCCAACTTTACTTCACACAGTgatgaaataaatagaaaagtaTAGAATggaatattcaaattattttctaccgttataaactaatttcttttaattaacaaCAGAGATACatgtaaaaattcaaacaacaaGCAAAAGACTCCtccaaaaacaacaacaaaatagtAATCAATCTTTTCtcaattaaaattagtttataataacaatattcagCAATACATTAttcttaaatagtttaataatttcaatttattccatataaatttatatatatatatatatgaaatgaaatatgtttattgtcattaATCAACAGTAGTTGCAATAGACATAGTCAAACTTACACAGCCTTAGTGTAATCTTAGATATTAAAGGTTACATGTCAAATTATATGGGTCAAATAGAATAGATCTGTAGTCAACAAAAGTGAATAAGATATGgtaaatctacatttaaaatgtataacaataagtgtagtaagttaaaaacatataaatgaataaaaatctataaataaattaaacacacaaataagtacaaagattcaagtaaaaaacacatattttacataatatcttggactacaattttatagaatagaaattccccattttcaaattcagctacactataaaatgcttgactaatcagccaatttttaatttttgttttaaaagcattAATTGGAAGATTTCTAATGTTCAAGggcaaatttatttaaaagttttatacaaacaaagCTAAAAAGACTTTTGGGTTTTACTCAGTCTAGCATATCTTACATCCAATAGATTCTTGACCTCTGGTATTGTAATAGTGGATTGAACCTcttgaaacaaaactatttaagttttccTTGACATGGGTGAGACTGTAGAAGATAAATAGACTAGGTAATGTGAGTATTTTAAGCTCAGGAAATAAAGTTCGACATGAATCTCTATCCCCAAGACCTTTTATACACCTGACCACTTTTTTTTGCCACATGAAAACTTCTTGAGCTCCACTGGAATTACCCCAAAGAGTAATACCATAAAGTAAACGTGAatgaaaaatgcataataagcttGGGTCACTAAATCTAAAtgagtacacatttttaatttacggaTCAGAAATAAAACTCTCTAGAAAGGCAAGTACATAAATGCTTGTTATGAATGTCCCACattcaatttagaatccaaaTTAATTCCAAGAAAGTTAACTGTCTTATATGAAGAGTAGATTTACTTAAACTAAAGATGATTTCTtcagttttatcattatttaagatAAGCTTATTGGATGAAAACCAAAGATCACAACGCTCCTTCATATAATTAATGACCAATTCATTACGTTCTCGATCAGGACTAGATGTATAAAGTGTGGTATTATCGGCATAAAAGAAGGCACTTTTCTGGAAGAAAATTAGGTAAgtcattacaaaaattatgaaaaggaagggaccaaggacagagccctgtggaacccCCCTCGTCACCATCCTCAGGTCCGATCTTTGGTCTCCAAGTTTTACAAATTGTGACCTGTATACCAAATAAGATTTCATAAAAGATAATTCAACATTCTCCAAGccatagaaattaagcttttcTAGAAGTTCTTTATGCGGAACAAGGTCAAAAAGCTTTACTAAGGTCTAAAAGTAATGTTCTAGTTTCTTCGTTGTGTTCAAAACCCTCGATAACATTGGAAAACCAGATTTTCTACCGCCTTAATGGTAGATAATCCtcttctaaatccaaactgagcAAAAGTAAGAAAatggtttgtttcaaaatagGTTTCTAACTGATCCTTAACAATGGACTCTATCAGCTTGGATATTACTGGCACAAGAGCAATCGGACGGTAATTATTTACACTGAGCCTAtcaccttttttgaaaatgggacTTACAGCTGTTACCTTTAGACAATTGGGGAAAACTCCCTCCGAAAAACTCCAGTTGATTAGAATCGTTTAAAGGAATGAGCAAAACTAAACCTAACTTCTTGAGAACATAATTTGAAAGCCCATAAACATCTTCTGCCTTTGAATTACTTAGACtacttatacatttattcacAGTAACACAAtctacaaagttaaatttaaaatacagtttaggATCCTTTACAGGTTTAACAGACTGTAAAAATTTCAAGTGGGGTTGCAATTTTATCAATAGGAAAACCTTGTTGGCTGTTATTaccaacattaacaaaataattgttaaactcAGTAGCACTAATGGGTAAATTTGGAGTGCTTTGTTTAATTAAACGACCAGTTTCCTTATTGATTATCTTCCAggctgctttacatttattttgagatttcagAATGAAATCTGCATTAGTTTGTAtcttgcattatatatatatatatatatatatatatatatatatatatatatatatatattaccaataatttatgtattctttatattttcagaaaagaatgtaattttgttttatttttttattattatttgttgattaaaaaaattacattcttctctgaaaatataaagaatacataaattatttgtaatatttgttattattatttagtttattgcaACACCACATCCACactttcatacaaatataaattttttttgaacagACTGCTTATCAACAATATATGAGGACACTAATCACTGATAACTAGTAGAGTTTGAGTTAAAACAATTGTAGTCAGGCTAAACTACTTCAGTTTCAAATTGTCCTGCAAAAGTTAAATCTCATACACTGACCCACAAAAAACTGGACATCAGCTTAAATAATTACCATACTATCAGTGTCAAAACTGTAGAAAACCTCATATGAGCTATAATTTAGGAACTTAAGTTTAAGTTGTATGATCCTTtatagaaacttattttaaacaactattattgatgaaaataattttgtttagt
Proteins encoded in this region:
- the LOC124362449 gene encoding two pore potassium channel protein sup-9; its protein translation is MEFKKYKNMEPVAAFQSGDRNSTKQIFVWVCQTSQCCCTMRRGVSSVRGSVRSRGSSTSTTASDPREKLQDCCRKLVAFMCTQVGVGGLIVCYAVIGAVSFMHIEGTKEAPEAEKVNMYRNTCALELWQLTTDENIFNASSWSIRADMVVQIFQNNVTAAIKKGYDTRRAEERWSFPAALMFSLSIFTMLGYGNMVPRTSWGKLVTVIYAVFGIPLYALYFMNMGKVLAQVFRWVYTKVYIYSVEDRQKRIEGDLGQANPRIVVPSTACLWVMGAYIATGSMMFKAWENWTYLDSTYFCVTSLCKIGFGDFVPGANILESKSGNQTKLVINFVYILLGMGLMAMCYNLMRELVRVKMRDFKENIGICFEVIRLRAIACYRRRRSLD